In one window of Stigmatopora argus isolate UIUO_Sarg chromosome 19, RoL_Sarg_1.0, whole genome shotgun sequence DNA:
- the LOC144064962 gene encoding intersectin-2-like isoform X2, translated as MNEERGERWSVDAEERAKHDRHFDGLAPVSGHVSGERARGFFLRSGLPAPVLAQIWNLADAGGDGKMDRREFSAAMTLIKMTLQGRSLPASLPLGAPQPPHPNTGPSSAPFGAGSLPNLFMASMSTSILTPVPANAAAVAPPGNAYFPKYRPLLPVAAGLPPSGFSSPLTFSPPGSSAASVFGVDSLVDLGSSSSSSSSAASLASNSPKMAAAGGAGDWAVPQASRLKYRQQFNSLDKLMSGYLSGAQVRNALIASNLTQTQLATIWNLADVDGDGRLRADEFILAMHLVDAAQTGRPLPLTLPRDLVPPQMRGGGGGKCNQLINGGAHHGSSSWLDALETESVLKNKSSASFEDKLKENFARGSAELEKRRQALEEQRRKEREREEGERREREERQARRRRRLEDERHRELQRKETERIEAAKRELERQLSGSREAKRREVALLRAKKKSLESELEAAGERRERISERLREAQSQRRLRGAEAELLRRKEDTRAAEIDALRRQLEEWRGKLSLLLPEQRKLTEKLRDMKLEKISPATLASLSSAVSDKRVSCRKLEEQLDALQKESQEKLTQMEEYRKELEELREKQAKQQSVLDDLRRVKGEKQRELKRRKEEAEAEEEQQRKKRVQEEERRLKEREDEERQRRKRVEEEEERQRRKRVEEEEERQRRKRVEEEEERQRRKRVEEEEERQRRQKAQEEEEQEEARRAKLEEMKAVEEEEERKREQKENEEHEVEKKEARVSIYQALYSFTARNKDELSIDADCLIEVDEQTPGEQTPGEPGWLRGSYRGERGWFPQSYAQMWRDGSPPTSGPASCPSPPPLHVVRLPDGERTGDGEPLDGSQDRCNSESHAPFCDETEAPDGGDGVGAEEYVALYTYESPEAGDLTFQEGDAVLVTEREGQWWRGCIGDRIGLFPSNYVRPVRREESKKKKPEIAQAVATCAAGAGRLPLSPGQLVVVLAKNSSGWWLGELRARGRKRERGWLPSSHVKPLGSGSSPSPACQVIAMYDYTAANPDELSFSKGRLITVLDKSDPDWWRGEADGAAGLLPANYVQMTTECDPSQRWCADLVTLETMSPQERKRQGYIHELIRTEESYVDDLELVLEVFYKPMSESGRLTEAEMGVIFANWREIIACNAKFLKALRWRKKTGGDDMPVPLIGDLLASELPRLRPYVRFCSCQLNGAALLQSKTDDQPDFKDFLKKIASDHRCRGMPLSSFLLKPMQRITRYPLLIKNILENTPEPHADRPTLRDALERAEELCSGVNEGVREKENSDRLEWIQSRVQCDGTLEHLVFNSPTNCLGPRQLLHSGRLHKSKSSRELWAFLFNDFLLLTQSAKSWASSEKLFGAKSAVQFKTYKTPLFLNEVLVKMPPDPSSEEPLFLVSHVDRVYSLRTDTLNERAAWVQKIKAASELFIETEKKKREKAYQARSLKSSGIGRLLATVSEGRELRKPDGKGNPYCELSMGPQRYTSRAASHRLNPKWNFNCQFFVQDLQRDVLSIAVFEKDQFSPDDFLGRTEVPVATIKKDGSASRRLLLHQVPTGEVWVKLDLQLYEPPPQ; from the exons CCGACGCGGGCGGCGACGGCAAAATGGACCGGCGGGAGTTCTCCGCGGCCATGACGCTGATTAAGATGACGCTGCAGGGGCGGAGCTTACCCGCCTCGCTGCCCTTGGGTGCCCCGCAGCCTCCCCACCCCAATACGGGACCTTCGTCGGCGCCATTCG GGGCAGGCTCGCTGCCAAACCTGTTCATGGCATCCATGTCCACGTCCATCCTAACCCCCGTCCCCGCTAACGCCGCCGCCGTGGCCCCGCCGGGAAACGCCTACTTTCCCAAGTACCGGCCGCTCCTCCCCGTCGCCGCAG GCCTACCTCCATCGGGCTTTTCCTCACCGCTGACGTTTTCCCCGCCCGGAAGCAGCGCCGCCAGCGTGTTTGGGGTCGATTCCCTGGTGGACCTCGGCTCCAGCAG ctCCAGTTCGTCGTCCGCCGCTTCCCTGGCGAGCAACTctcccaaaatggcggcagcgGGGGGTGCCGGCGACTGGGCCGTGCCCCAAGCGTCCAGACTCAAGTACCGGCAGCAGTTCAACTCACTGGACAAGCTCATGAGCGGCTACTTGTCGG gcgcTCAAGTAAGAAACGCACTGATTGCATCCAACCTAACACAGACTCAGTTAGCTACAATCTG GAACTTGGCCGACGTGGACGGGGACGGCCGGCTGCGGGCCGACGAGTTCATACTGGCCATGCACCTGGTGGACGCGGCCCAGACGGGGCGCCCGCTGCCGCTCACCTTGCCCCGAGACCTGGTGCCACCCCAGATGAG aggcggcggcggtggcaaGTGCAACCAGCTCATCAACGGGGGAGCACATCACGGGAGCTCCTCTTGGTTGGACGCGCTGGAGACAGAATCCGTCCTGAAAAACAAGAGCAGCG CCTCCTTCGAGGACAAACTGAAGGAGAACTTTGCGCGGGGTAGCGCCGAACTTGAGAAGCGGAGGCAAGCCCTGGAGGAGCAGCGGCGAAAGGAGCGAGAGCGGGAGGAAGGGGAGCGGCGCGAGAGGGAGGAGCGTCAAGCCCGCCGACGCCGCAGGCTAGAGGACGAACGCCACCGGGAGCTCCAGCGCAAGGAGACAGAGAGGATCGAG gcgGCCAAGCGGGAACTGGAGCGCCAGCTGAGCGGGAGCCGTGAGGCCAAGCGCCGGGAAGTGGCTCTTCTGCGGGCCAAGAAGAAGAGTCTGGAATCGGAGCTGGAGGCGGCG GGCGAGCGGCGCGAGCGCATTTCGGAGCGCCTCCGCGAGGCCCAGAGCCAGAGGCGTCTGCGGGGGGCCGAGGCGGAGCTCCTCCGGCGGAAGGAGGACACGCGCGCCGCCGAGATCGACGCCCTGCGGCGTCAGTTGGAG GAGTGGCGGGGAAAGCTGTCGCTGCTGCTCCCGGAGCAACGGAAGCTGACGGAGAAGCTGCGCGACATGAAACTGGAGAAAATCTCAC CGGCGACGTTGGCCTCGCTGAGCTCGGCGGTGAGCGACAAAAGGGTCTCCTGCCGCAAGCTGGAGGAGCAGCTGGACGCCCTGCAGAAGGAAAGCCAGGAGAAGCTAACGCAGATGGAAGAATACCGCAAAGAGCTGGAG GAGCTGAGGGAGAAGCAGGCCAAGCAGCAGTCCGTCCTGGACGACCTGCGGCGCGTCAAGGGGGAGAAGCAACGCGAGTTGAAGAGACGCAAGGAGGAGGCTGAGGCCGAGGAGGAGCAGCAGAGGAAGAAGAGAGTCCAGGAAGAGGAGAGGCGCCTGAAGGAGCGGGAGGATGAGGAGCGGCAGAGGAGGAAGAGAgtcgaggaagaggaggagcggcagaggaggaagagagtcgaggaagaggaggagcggcagaggaggaagagagtcgaggaagaggaggagcggcagaggaggaagagagtcgaggaagaagaggagcgGCAGAGGCGGCAAAAGGcgcaagaggaggaggagcaagaGGAGGCCAG GCGTGCAAAATTGGAGGAGATGAAAGCagtggaagaggaggaggagaggaaaaGGGAGCAGAAGGAGAATGAGGAGCATGAGGTGGAGAAAAAGGAGGCGCGGGTCAGCATTTACCAAGCACTATACTCCTTCACGGCGCGCAACAAGGACGAGCTAAGCATCGACGCTGATTGCCTCATTGAG GTGGACGAGCAGACGCCGGGCGAGCAGACGCCGGGCGAGCCGGGCTGGTTGCGCGGGTCTTACCGCGGAGAGCGAGGCTGGTTCCCTCAGAGTTACGCCCAGATGTGGAGAGACGGCTCCCCGCCAACGTCGGGGCCCGCTTCCtgcccgtcgccgccgccgctccaCGTCGTGCG ACTCCCTGATGGAGAAAGAACAGGCGACGGTGAACCGTTGGACGGGTCCCAG GACAGGTGCAACTCCGAAAGCCACGCCCCGTTTTGCGATGA AACGGAGGCGCCGGACGGAGGCGACGGCGTCGGAGCGgaag AGTACGTGGCGCTGTACACCTACGAGAGCCCGGAAGCGGGCGACCTCACCTTCCAGGAGGGCGACGCGGTGCTGGTGACCGAGCGAGAGGGCCAATGGTGGCGGGGGTGCATCGGCGACCGAATCGGCCTTTTCCCTTCCAACTACGTGCGCCCCGTCCGGCGCGAG GagtccaagaagaagaagcctG AGATCGCCCAGGCGGTGGCGACGTGCGCCGCCGGAGCGGGCCGGCTGCCTCTGTCTCCCGGCCAGCTGGTGGTGGTTCTGGCCAAGAACTCATCGGGCTGGTGGCTCGGCGAACTGCGG GCTCGGGGCAGGAAACGCGAGAGGGGCTGGCTCCCGTCTTCGCACGTCAAGCCGCTGGGTTCCGGCTCGTCGCCGTCGCCAG CGTGCCAAGTGATCGCCATGTACGACTACACGGCGGCCAACCCCGACGAGCTGAGCTTCTCCAAAGGGCGGCTCATCACCGTCTTGGACAAAAGCGACCCCGACTGGTGGAGAGGCGAGGCCGACGGCGCCGCCGGTCTGCTGCCCGCCAACTACGTCCAGATGACCACCGAGTGCGACCCCAGCCAGCGAT GGTGCGCAGACCTGGTGACCCTGGAGACCATGAGCCCGCAGGAGAGGAAGCGGCAGGGCTACATCCACGAGCTGATCCGGACCGAAGAGAGCTACGTGGATGATCTGGAGCTGGTGCTGGAG GTGTTCTACAAGCCCATGTCGGAATCGGGACGACTAACCGAAGCGGAGATGGGCGTCATCTTCGCCAACTGGAGGGAGATCATCGCCTGTAACGCCAAATTTCTCAA GGCTCTGCGCTGGCGCAAGAAGACGGGCGGCGACGACATGCCGGTCCCGCTGATCGGCGATCTCTTGGCGTCGGAACTGCCTCGCCTGCGGCCCTACGTGCGCTTCTGCTCGTGCCAGCTCAACGGCGCCGCGCTGCTGCAGAGCAAAACCGATGATCAGCCCGACTTCAAGGACTTCCTCAAG AAGATCGCCAGCGACCACCGCTGCCGAGGAATGCCTCTATCCAGCTTCCTCCTCAAGCCCATGCAGAGGATCACGCGCTACCCCCTGCTCATCAAAAAC ATCCTGGAGAACACGCCCGAGCCTCACGCGGACCGCCCGACCCTGAGGGACGCCCTGGAGCGGGCCGAGGAGCTCTGCTCGGGGGTCAACGAAGGCGTCAGGGAGAAGGAGAACTCGGATCGTCTGGAGTGGATCCAGAGCCGCGTGCAGTGTGATGGCACCCTGGAG CACTTGGTGTTCAACTCGCCGACCAACTGCCTGGGGCCGCGGCAGCTCCTCCACAGCGGGCGTCTGCACAAAAGCAAGAGCAGCCGGGAATTGTGGGCCTTCCTTTTCAACGACTTCCTGCTCTTGACGCAGAGTGCCAAATCTTGGGCCTCCTCCGAAAAGCTCTTTGGCGCAAAGAGCGCCGTTCAGTTCAAGACGTACAAGACG CCGCTGTTCCTCAACGAGGTTCTAGTGAAAATGCCACCGGACCCGTCCAGCGAGGAGCCGCTCTTCCTGGTCTCGCACGTCGACCGCGTTTACTCGCTCAGGACGGACACCTTGAATGAAAG GGCGGCGTGGGTGCAGAAAATCAAAGCGGCCTCGGAGCTTTTCATCGAGACGGAGAAGAAGAAACGTGAAAAGGCCTACCAAG CTCGCTCGCTGAAGAGTAGCGGCATCGGCAGGCTGCTGGCGACCGTCTCGGAAGGCCGGGAGCTCCGCAAGCCCGACG GCAAGGGCAACCCGTACTGCGAGCTGAGCATGGGCCCCCAGCGCTACACGTCCCGTGCGGCGAGCCACAGGCTCAACCCCAAGTGGAATTTCAACTGCCAGTTTTTCGTGCAAGACCTCCAGCGGGACGTTCTGAGCATCGCCGTCT
- the LOC144064962 gene encoding intersectin-2-like isoform X3, protein MNEERGERWSVDAEERAKHDRHFDGLAPVSGHVSGERARGFFLRSGLPAPVLAQIWNLADAGGDGKMDRREFSAAMTLIKMTLQGRSLPASLPLGAPQPPHPNTGPSSAPFGLPPSGFSSPLTFSPPGSSAASVFGVDSLVDLGSSSSSSSSAASLASNSPKMAAAGGAGDWAVPQASRLKYRQQFNSLDKLMSGYLSGAQVRNALIASNLTQTQLATIWNLADVDGDGRLRADEFILAMHLVDAAQTGRPLPLTLPRDLVPPQMRGGGGGKCNQLINGGAHHGSSSWLDALETESVLKNKSSASFEDKLKENFARGSAELEKRRQALEEQRRKEREREEGERREREERQARRRRRLEDERHRELQRKETERIEAAKRELERQLSGSREAKRREVALLRAKKKSLESELEAAGERRERISERLREAQSQRRLRGAEAELLRRKEDTRAAEIDALRRQLEEWRGKLSLLLPEQRKLTEKLRDMKLEKISPATLASLSSAVSDKRVSCRKLEEQLDALQKESQEKLTQMEEYRKELEPVDMDDCLLRALLSLLACLSQLFLLLKELREKQAKQQSVLDDLRRVKGEKQRELKRRKEEAEAEEEQQRKKRVQEEERRLKEREDEERQRRKRVEEEEERQRRKRVEEEEERQRRKRVEEEEERQRRKRVEEEEERQRRQKAQEEEEQEEARRAKLEEMKAVEEEEERKREQKENEEHEVEKKEARVSIYQALYSFTARNKDELSIDADCLIEVDEQTPGEQTPGEPGWLRGSYRGERGWFPQSYAQMWRDGSPPTSGPASCPSPPPLHVVRLPDGERTGDGEPLDGSQDRCNSESHAPFCDETEAPDGGDGVGAEEYVALYTYESPEAGDLTFQEGDAVLVTEREGQWWRGCIGDRIGLFPSNYVRPVRREESKKKKPEIAQAVATCAAGAGRLPLSPGQLVVVLAKNSSGWWLGELRARGRKRERGWLPSSHVKPLGSGSSPSPACQVIAMYDYTAANPDELSFSKGRLITVLDKSDPDWWRGEADGAAGLLPANYVQMTTECDPSQRWCADLVTLETMSPQERKRQGYIHELIRTEESYVDDLELVLEVFYKPMSESGRLTEAEMGVIFANWREIIACNAKFLKALRWRKKTGGDDMPVPLIGDLLASELPRLRPYVRFCSCQLNGAALLQSKTDDQPDFKDFLKKIASDHRCRGMPLSSFLLKPMQRITRYPLLIKNILENTPEPHADRPTLRDALERAEELCSGVNEGVREKENSDRLEWIQSRVQCDGTLEHLVFNSPTNCLGPRQLLHSGRLHKSKSSRELWAFLFNDFLLLTQSAKSWASSEKLFGAKSAVQFKTYKTPLFLNEVLVKMPPDPSSEEPLFLVSHVDRVYSLRTDTLNERAAWVQKIKAASELFIETEKKKREKAYQARSLKSSGIGRLLATVSEGRELRKPDGKGNPYCELSMGPQRYTSRAASHRLNPKWNFNCQFFVQDLQRDVLSIAVFEKDQFSPDDFLGRTEVPVATIKKDGSASRRLLLHQVPTGEVWVKLDLQLYEPPPQ, encoded by the exons CCGACGCGGGCGGCGACGGCAAAATGGACCGGCGGGAGTTCTCCGCGGCCATGACGCTGATTAAGATGACGCTGCAGGGGCGGAGCTTACCCGCCTCGCTGCCCTTGGGTGCCCCGCAGCCTCCCCACCCCAATACGGGACCTTCGTCGGCGCCATTCG GCCTACCTCCATCGGGCTTTTCCTCACCGCTGACGTTTTCCCCGCCCGGAAGCAGCGCCGCCAGCGTGTTTGGGGTCGATTCCCTGGTGGACCTCGGCTCCAGCAG ctCCAGTTCGTCGTCCGCCGCTTCCCTGGCGAGCAACTctcccaaaatggcggcagcgGGGGGTGCCGGCGACTGGGCCGTGCCCCAAGCGTCCAGACTCAAGTACCGGCAGCAGTTCAACTCACTGGACAAGCTCATGAGCGGCTACTTGTCGG gcgcTCAAGTAAGAAACGCACTGATTGCATCCAACCTAACACAGACTCAGTTAGCTACAATCTG GAACTTGGCCGACGTGGACGGGGACGGCCGGCTGCGGGCCGACGAGTTCATACTGGCCATGCACCTGGTGGACGCGGCCCAGACGGGGCGCCCGCTGCCGCTCACCTTGCCCCGAGACCTGGTGCCACCCCAGATGAG aggcggcggcggtggcaaGTGCAACCAGCTCATCAACGGGGGAGCACATCACGGGAGCTCCTCTTGGTTGGACGCGCTGGAGACAGAATCCGTCCTGAAAAACAAGAGCAGCG CCTCCTTCGAGGACAAACTGAAGGAGAACTTTGCGCGGGGTAGCGCCGAACTTGAGAAGCGGAGGCAAGCCCTGGAGGAGCAGCGGCGAAAGGAGCGAGAGCGGGAGGAAGGGGAGCGGCGCGAGAGGGAGGAGCGTCAAGCCCGCCGACGCCGCAGGCTAGAGGACGAACGCCACCGGGAGCTCCAGCGCAAGGAGACAGAGAGGATCGAG gcgGCCAAGCGGGAACTGGAGCGCCAGCTGAGCGGGAGCCGTGAGGCCAAGCGCCGGGAAGTGGCTCTTCTGCGGGCCAAGAAGAAGAGTCTGGAATCGGAGCTGGAGGCGGCG GGCGAGCGGCGCGAGCGCATTTCGGAGCGCCTCCGCGAGGCCCAGAGCCAGAGGCGTCTGCGGGGGGCCGAGGCGGAGCTCCTCCGGCGGAAGGAGGACACGCGCGCCGCCGAGATCGACGCCCTGCGGCGTCAGTTGGAG GAGTGGCGGGGAAAGCTGTCGCTGCTGCTCCCGGAGCAACGGAAGCTGACGGAGAAGCTGCGCGACATGAAACTGGAGAAAATCTCAC CGGCGACGTTGGCCTCGCTGAGCTCGGCGGTGAGCGACAAAAGGGTCTCCTGCCGCAAGCTGGAGGAGCAGCTGGACGCCCTGCAGAAGGAAAGCCAGGAGAAGCTAACGCAGATGGAAGAATACCGCAAAGAGCTGGAG CCGGTGGACATGGACGATTGTCTCCTGCGTGCGCTTTTGTCCCTGCTGGCCTGTCTCAGCCAACTCTTTCTCCTCCTCAAG GAGCTGAGGGAGAAGCAGGCCAAGCAGCAGTCCGTCCTGGACGACCTGCGGCGCGTCAAGGGGGAGAAGCAACGCGAGTTGAAGAGACGCAAGGAGGAGGCTGAGGCCGAGGAGGAGCAGCAGAGGAAGAAGAGAGTCCAGGAAGAGGAGAGGCGCCTGAAGGAGCGGGAGGATGAGGAGCGGCAGAGGAGGAAGAGAgtcgaggaagaggaggagcggcagaggaggaagagagtcgaggaagaggaggagcggcagaggaggaagagagtcgaggaagaggaggagcggcagaggaggaagagagtcgaggaagaagaggagcgGCAGAGGCGGCAAAAGGcgcaagaggaggaggagcaagaGGAGGCCAG GCGTGCAAAATTGGAGGAGATGAAAGCagtggaagaggaggaggagaggaaaaGGGAGCAGAAGGAGAATGAGGAGCATGAGGTGGAGAAAAAGGAGGCGCGGGTCAGCATTTACCAAGCACTATACTCCTTCACGGCGCGCAACAAGGACGAGCTAAGCATCGACGCTGATTGCCTCATTGAG GTGGACGAGCAGACGCCGGGCGAGCAGACGCCGGGCGAGCCGGGCTGGTTGCGCGGGTCTTACCGCGGAGAGCGAGGCTGGTTCCCTCAGAGTTACGCCCAGATGTGGAGAGACGGCTCCCCGCCAACGTCGGGGCCCGCTTCCtgcccgtcgccgccgccgctccaCGTCGTGCG ACTCCCTGATGGAGAAAGAACAGGCGACGGTGAACCGTTGGACGGGTCCCAG GACAGGTGCAACTCCGAAAGCCACGCCCCGTTTTGCGATGA AACGGAGGCGCCGGACGGAGGCGACGGCGTCGGAGCGgaag AGTACGTGGCGCTGTACACCTACGAGAGCCCGGAAGCGGGCGACCTCACCTTCCAGGAGGGCGACGCGGTGCTGGTGACCGAGCGAGAGGGCCAATGGTGGCGGGGGTGCATCGGCGACCGAATCGGCCTTTTCCCTTCCAACTACGTGCGCCCCGTCCGGCGCGAG GagtccaagaagaagaagcctG AGATCGCCCAGGCGGTGGCGACGTGCGCCGCCGGAGCGGGCCGGCTGCCTCTGTCTCCCGGCCAGCTGGTGGTGGTTCTGGCCAAGAACTCATCGGGCTGGTGGCTCGGCGAACTGCGG GCTCGGGGCAGGAAACGCGAGAGGGGCTGGCTCCCGTCTTCGCACGTCAAGCCGCTGGGTTCCGGCTCGTCGCCGTCGCCAG CGTGCCAAGTGATCGCCATGTACGACTACACGGCGGCCAACCCCGACGAGCTGAGCTTCTCCAAAGGGCGGCTCATCACCGTCTTGGACAAAAGCGACCCCGACTGGTGGAGAGGCGAGGCCGACGGCGCCGCCGGTCTGCTGCCCGCCAACTACGTCCAGATGACCACCGAGTGCGACCCCAGCCAGCGAT GGTGCGCAGACCTGGTGACCCTGGAGACCATGAGCCCGCAGGAGAGGAAGCGGCAGGGCTACATCCACGAGCTGATCCGGACCGAAGAGAGCTACGTGGATGATCTGGAGCTGGTGCTGGAG GTGTTCTACAAGCCCATGTCGGAATCGGGACGACTAACCGAAGCGGAGATGGGCGTCATCTTCGCCAACTGGAGGGAGATCATCGCCTGTAACGCCAAATTTCTCAA GGCTCTGCGCTGGCGCAAGAAGACGGGCGGCGACGACATGCCGGTCCCGCTGATCGGCGATCTCTTGGCGTCGGAACTGCCTCGCCTGCGGCCCTACGTGCGCTTCTGCTCGTGCCAGCTCAACGGCGCCGCGCTGCTGCAGAGCAAAACCGATGATCAGCCCGACTTCAAGGACTTCCTCAAG AAGATCGCCAGCGACCACCGCTGCCGAGGAATGCCTCTATCCAGCTTCCTCCTCAAGCCCATGCAGAGGATCACGCGCTACCCCCTGCTCATCAAAAAC ATCCTGGAGAACACGCCCGAGCCTCACGCGGACCGCCCGACCCTGAGGGACGCCCTGGAGCGGGCCGAGGAGCTCTGCTCGGGGGTCAACGAAGGCGTCAGGGAGAAGGAGAACTCGGATCGTCTGGAGTGGATCCAGAGCCGCGTGCAGTGTGATGGCACCCTGGAG CACTTGGTGTTCAACTCGCCGACCAACTGCCTGGGGCCGCGGCAGCTCCTCCACAGCGGGCGTCTGCACAAAAGCAAGAGCAGCCGGGAATTGTGGGCCTTCCTTTTCAACGACTTCCTGCTCTTGACGCAGAGTGCCAAATCTTGGGCCTCCTCCGAAAAGCTCTTTGGCGCAAAGAGCGCCGTTCAGTTCAAGACGTACAAGACG CCGCTGTTCCTCAACGAGGTTCTAGTGAAAATGCCACCGGACCCGTCCAGCGAGGAGCCGCTCTTCCTGGTCTCGCACGTCGACCGCGTTTACTCGCTCAGGACGGACACCTTGAATGAAAG GGCGGCGTGGGTGCAGAAAATCAAAGCGGCCTCGGAGCTTTTCATCGAGACGGAGAAGAAGAAACGTGAAAAGGCCTACCAAG CTCGCTCGCTGAAGAGTAGCGGCATCGGCAGGCTGCTGGCGACCGTCTCGGAAGGCCGGGAGCTCCGCAAGCCCGACG GCAAGGGCAACCCGTACTGCGAGCTGAGCATGGGCCCCCAGCGCTACACGTCCCGTGCGGCGAGCCACAGGCTCAACCCCAAGTGGAATTTCAACTGCCAGTTTTTCGTGCAAGACCTCCAGCGGGACGTTCTGAGCATCGCCGTCT